A genomic stretch from Glaciecola nitratireducens FR1064 includes:
- a CDS encoding MotA/TolQ/ExbB proton channel family protein gives MLAATAAVVLSFSVQAQSDTALDLDALLKQLEEGKFAQSEQNKSREQDFMSKRAQQDQILRDTLKLRDAQLAMSEKLETQFEENEFKITDLNGALDNRLGSLKELFGVLQQVAGDTKNKFSNSVISAQIPGRSEFLDEMAQSMGQSTKLASIAEIERVWFEIQREMTESGKVTRFNTDVVEANGEKVNKEVVRVGPFGLISDGKYLEYQGATGVVSELLRQPKDRFVESTAALQASSGELVTFGLDPTGGSILGLLIQAPSLEERIHQGELVGYIIIAVGAVGILVAFWRFIVLTLVTSSVNRQLKSDKLSDNNPLGRVLKVKEKYPDVDTEALELHLTEAILGEVPKLGRYLTLVKMISVVAPLGGLLGTVTGMIVTFQQITLFGTGDPKIMAGGISSALMTTVLGLVVAIPTTLLYALLSTQSKNVVMILQEQAAGVIAERAEKQALKNPKA, from the coding sequence ATGTTAGCGGCAACGGCAGCTGTCGTTTTATCTTTCTCTGTTCAGGCACAGTCAGATACTGCGCTTGACCTAGATGCACTTCTTAAGCAACTAGAAGAGGGTAAGTTTGCACAGTCTGAGCAAAATAAATCGCGTGAACAAGACTTTATGTCGAAGCGAGCGCAGCAAGACCAGATTTTACGTGACACGCTCAAACTTCGTGATGCGCAATTAGCGATGTCTGAAAAGCTAGAAACGCAGTTTGAAGAAAATGAGTTTAAAATAACAGATTTGAATGGCGCACTTGATAACCGCCTAGGTTCGTTAAAAGAGTTATTTGGTGTGTTGCAGCAAGTTGCTGGTGACACTAAAAACAAATTCTCGAACTCAGTAATATCAGCGCAAATTCCTGGTCGTTCTGAGTTCTTAGATGAGATGGCTCAGTCAATGGGCCAGTCAACCAAACTTGCATCAATTGCCGAGATAGAGCGTGTTTGGTTTGAAATTCAGCGTGAAATGACAGAGTCGGGCAAAGTCACTCGATTCAATACAGATGTCGTTGAAGCTAACGGTGAAAAGGTGAATAAAGAAGTCGTCCGAGTGGGTCCATTTGGCTTAATTTCAGATGGCAAATACTTAGAGTATCAAGGTGCAACGGGCGTTGTTTCTGAACTACTTCGCCAGCCAAAAGACCGTTTCGTTGAGTCAACCGCTGCCCTACAAGCATCTTCAGGTGAATTGGTTACTTTCGGTTTAGATCCAACGGGTGGTTCAATTCTTGGTCTACTGATCCAAGCGCCTTCATTAGAAGAGCGTATTCATCAAGGTGAATTAGTTGGTTACATCATTATTGCAGTGGGTGCTGTGGGTATCTTGGTAGCGTTCTGGCGCTTTATCGTGCTAACGCTGGTGACTTCAAGCGTTAATCGCCAGCTTAAGTCAGACAAATTATCAGACAATAACCCATTGGGTCGTGTACTGAAGGTAAAAGAGAAATATCCTGATGTGGATACTGAAGCACTAGAGCTTCATTTGACTGAAGCTATTTTAGGCGAAGTACCTAAGCTAGGCCGCTACCTCACGCTCGTAAAAATGATTTCAGTGGTAGCACCTCTTGGCGGTTTGTTAGGAACGGTAACGGGTATGATTGTGACCTTCCAACAAATTACCTTGTTTGGTACAGGCGACCCGAAAATCATGGCTGGTGGTATTTCATCAGCCCTAATGACAACGGTATTAGGCTTGGTAGTGGCAATTCCAACCACATTGCTTTACGCACTATTAAGTACGCAAAGTAAAAACGTTGTGATGATTCTACAAGAACAGGCCGCTGGCGTTATTGCAGAGCGGGCTGAAAAGCAAGCGCTTAAAAACCCAAAGGCATAA
- a CDS encoding DUF3450 domain-containing protein encodes MKVFQTLIATAVTSVLLSTSAFAQEDKYLDPAAKKATEINESAVKSQSKINSITDQIDDKLQQFKALSKEIEGLEVYNEQLRRQIANQDQEMIDLNQSIDEVSVIERQITPLMLNMITGLSQFVGLDVPFLAEERGNRILDLQNMMDRADVSSSEKFRRVMEAYQVEMDYGKTIEAYPGLKDIDGQERSVEFLRIGRTALIYQTRDGSYQGAWNKQTRQWEELDSSYKNQISKGLRIAKKQLAPDLLMVPVAITD; translated from the coding sequence ATGAAGGTTTTTCAAACGTTAATAGCGACTGCAGTCACGTCAGTGTTACTCAGCACGTCTGCTTTTGCACAAGAAGATAAGTATCTTGACCCAGCGGCCAAAAAGGCCACTGAAATTAATGAATCTGCGGTTAAGTCGCAAAGTAAAATTAATAGCATCACAGATCAAATTGATGACAAACTTCAGCAGTTCAAAGCACTAAGCAAAGAAATAGAAGGCTTAGAGGTTTATAACGAGCAGTTGCGTCGTCAAATAGCCAACCAAGACCAAGAAATGATAGACCTCAACCAGTCGATAGACGAAGTGAGTGTCATAGAGCGTCAAATCACGCCATTGATGCTGAATATGATTACTGGCTTATCTCAGTTCGTCGGATTGGACGTTCCCTTCCTTGCTGAAGAACGTGGCAACCGCATCCTCGATTTACAAAACATGATGGACAGAGCCGATGTGTCGTCTTCTGAAAAATTCCGTCGTGTGATGGAAGCTTATCAGGTTGAAATGGACTACGGCAAAACAATTGAAGCTTACCCTGGCTTAAAAGATATCGATGGCCAAGAACGCTCTGTTGAGTTTTTACGCATTGGCCGCACGGCATTGATTTATCAAACGCGCGATGGCAGCTATCAAGGTGCGTGGAATAAGCAAACACGCCAGTGGGAAGAACTTGATTCAAGCTACAAAAACCAAATATCCAAAGGTTTGCGTATCGCGAAGAAGCAACTAGCACCGGACCTATTAATGGTTCCAGTCGCGATTACGGATTAA
- a CDS encoding TonB-dependent receptor domain-containing protein, which produces MNQPANRFPVKQLTLAVLASFAVAQPFFAQSVMAQQADEEEAIEEVVATGTRLKGTATAVLEERKNQAFVADILGAEQISRTGDGDAASALRRVTGLTLVDGKFIYVRGLGERYSSTQLNGAAVPSPDPTRNVIPLDLFPADIIESLSVQKSFSPSMPASFGGGNVNIRLKTIPTQFIFNVSGSLGYNTENSGDALAYNGGGNDWQGRDDGTRAAPASIATRWENKAFLDSLDQDVALALLRDVNRDYDPFLDSVGPDMGFNFSLGNSFDIDDKWRYGFLVTSSYDNETSVSEEYELQQADRVQDSINIVRFFDDISVTETSVKWSNMVNLGIDYNRNHRVDYSLIILNDTRDQISEKFGNTENLSQAEGLRIRDVEVEYEERKMFTNQLRGMHTFPQFNFAGIDWKYSLGRSVRNAPGNFESRFVISDLNSDGTFDTTNEIALNNSTTAARYSFQTLHDRLENAGYNVTMPYSIENWEMEFKFGADFLTKTRTAENRRFDINTRAFTDPDLLLGNSYSSIFSDQALSDETNFGGAGPAIIRDTTIAGDDYAAGQKVDAYYVEGDFFFKNKWRFSGGVRFEDFRQVVAPFDPRTNQFDLPDEADRSQLAFQEDDFYPAIAMTYIKDEGVQFRASIGQTVVRPDLREVSSSTFIDPLTEFPIAGTPGINTTSIINYDLRWEWYREAGNNLSVGLFYKDMDAPIESVQSPAQDGPPLIRIANAETGELYGIEVEFLQGLEFIGEGIWDNMFVSGNLTLSDSEIQLDRQNIVDQTGVSAAVTNLQRRLTGHSQYVMNLQGGFDSDNGEHSLSVVYNVFGERILIPGIDGFDDSYEQPFHSLDTVYKFYPDFNTTVTFKVQNILGETKKLEFENVLLRSETRGRELSLSVKYDF; this is translated from the coding sequence ATGAACCAGCCTGCAAACAGGTTTCCAGTAAAGCAACTAACACTCGCTGTGTTAGCTTCATTTGCAGTAGCGCAGCCATTCTTCGCGCAGTCGGTAATGGCGCAGCAAGCAGATGAAGAAGAAGCAATTGAAGAAGTTGTTGCTACTGGAACACGATTAAAAGGAACAGCAACAGCTGTTTTAGAAGAACGTAAAAACCAAGCGTTCGTTGCCGATATTTTAGGTGCTGAACAAATTTCAAGAACGGGTGACGGGGATGCGGCCTCCGCCCTTCGTCGTGTAACCGGCTTGACCTTGGTAGATGGTAAATTCATCTATGTTCGTGGTTTGGGGGAGCGCTACTCAAGTACGCAACTGAATGGTGCAGCCGTACCTAGCCCTGATCCAACAAGAAACGTTATCCCACTTGATTTATTCCCCGCTGATATCATTGAAAGTTTGTCAGTACAGAAGTCTTTTTCGCCTTCTATGCCTGCTTCTTTTGGTGGCGGTAACGTTAATATTCGTTTAAAAACTATTCCTACCCAGTTCATATTCAACGTTTCGGGTAGTTTAGGTTACAACACTGAAAACTCAGGCGATGCGCTAGCTTATAATGGTGGTGGCAATGATTGGCAGGGTCGCGATGATGGTACTCGTGCCGCGCCTGCTTCGATCGCAACGCGTTGGGAAAACAAAGCATTTTTAGACTCTCTTGACCAAGATGTCGCACTTGCATTATTACGCGACGTTAATCGTGACTATGACCCCTTTTTAGATAGTGTAGGCCCCGATATGGGATTTAACTTCTCATTAGGCAACAGTTTTGATATTGACGATAAATGGCGCTATGGCTTTTTGGTAACCAGTAGCTACGATAATGAAACAAGCGTGTCTGAAGAATACGAACTGCAGCAAGCCGACCGCGTGCAGGATTCAATCAACATCGTGCGTTTCTTTGACGATATTTCGGTTACCGAAACAAGCGTTAAATGGTCAAACATGGTCAACTTAGGTATCGACTACAATCGTAATCACCGAGTGGATTACAGTTTGATCATATTGAACGATACGCGTGATCAAATTAGTGAAAAATTCGGCAATACTGAAAATCTAAGCCAGGCTGAAGGTTTGCGTATTCGTGATGTTGAAGTTGAATACGAAGAACGTAAAATGTTTACCAATCAGCTTCGCGGCATGCATACTTTTCCTCAGTTTAATTTTGCAGGAATTGACTGGAAATATAGCCTAGGGCGTTCAGTTCGAAATGCGCCTGGAAACTTCGAGTCACGCTTTGTCATTAGTGACCTTAATAGCGATGGTACGTTTGATACAACTAATGAAATAGCCTTGAATAACTCGACAACGGCAGCGCGATATTCATTTCAAACACTTCACGACAGGCTAGAGAATGCGGGTTACAACGTAACCATGCCGTATTCTATCGAAAATTGGGAGATGGAGTTTAAGTTTGGTGCTGATTTCTTGACTAAAACTCGTACTGCTGAGAACCGTCGATTTGACATTAATACGCGGGCTTTCACTGATCCAGACTTATTACTCGGCAACTCATATTCCAGTATTTTCAGTGATCAAGCGTTAAGCGATGAGACTAATTTTGGCGGAGCGGGCCCTGCAATAATAAGAGATACAACGATTGCCGGCGATGATTACGCGGCAGGTCAAAAAGTCGATGCTTATTATGTTGAAGGTGATTTCTTCTTCAAGAACAAATGGCGCTTTAGTGGCGGTGTTCGTTTTGAAGATTTCCGTCAAGTGGTTGCCCCGTTCGACCCACGTACGAATCAGTTCGACTTGCCGGATGAAGCCGACCGTTCGCAGCTAGCGTTTCAAGAAGATGATTTTTACCCTGCAATTGCAATGACCTACATCAAAGATGAGGGCGTGCAGTTTAGAGCAAGTATTGGTCAAACGGTAGTTCGTCCTGATTTGCGTGAAGTATCATCTTCAACGTTTATTGACCCGCTAACTGAATTTCCAATTGCGGGTACACCAGGTATCAATACCACGTCTATTATTAACTACGATCTTCGTTGGGAATGGTATCGAGAAGCTGGTAACAACCTGTCGGTTGGTTTGTTCTATAAGGACATGGATGCGCCCATTGAATCGGTTCAGTCGCCAGCTCAGGATGGTCCGCCGTTAATACGGATTGCGAATGCCGAAACGGGTGAGCTTTACGGTATCGAAGTGGAGTTTTTACAAGGTCTAGAATTCATTGGTGAGGGTATTTGGGACAATATGTTTGTGTCAGGTAACTTAACCTTAAGTGATTCTGAAATTCAGCTTGATAGACAAAACATTGTAGATCAAACCGGTGTTTCAGCTGCTGTCACTAACTTACAGCGCCGTTTAACCGGTCACTCTCAATATGTAATGAACCTGCAAGGCGGTTTCGATTCTGACAATGGGGAACACTCACTTTCAGTCGTTTATAACGTATTCGGTGAGCGTATTTTGATACCCGGTATCGATGGTTTTGACGATAGTTACGAGCAACCTTTTCACTCTTTAGATACGGTTTATAAGTTTTATCCTGACTTCAACACCACAGTGACGTTCAAAGTTCAAAATATACTGGGCGAAACTAAAAAGCTAGAGTTCGAAAATGTGCTATTGCGTTCCGAAACTCGAGGACGTGAATTGAGTTTGTCAGTAAAGTACGATTTTTAA